CCAGCAGATCGCCGATGCGGTGGTAGGCGCGAAAGGCCGCCTCGCGGCGGCTGCGGTCGGGGTCGGATCGATACGTACGGTACAGGTAATTTTGAGTCCGGTTCTGGCCGTCGAAGGGCGCTCGGAAAGTGACATCGATCTGCACGAGCGAGTCGTGGAGGGAGGCCACCGGCTCGGCCACCTCGACCTGGGCCCGCATGAGCGCCGCTTCCAGCAAGTCGAGGCGCCGGACGTCCTCGTTCTCCGTCACCCACAGGCGGCCCTGGCGGAAGGTGCGCAGCAGATTCGGATCGGCGACCGTGTAGCGGAGGAGTCCCTGGTAGAAATCCAGGGAGTCGGACTGCCCCGTGCTGTAGATCTCCCAGGTCTCCTGCTGGAGGCGGTAGCCGAGCCAGTCGAACTTGTGCTCGAGGGAGTCCATCACCAAGAACACGTCGTCTCGCGAGACAGGCTGTTCCCGGCAGGCCGCCGCAAGCAGGCTGAGGCCTATGAGCAGTAACACAAGCCGTTTCATGGTGCGCCAATCCGGGGATCGGTCATTTATCCGAAGTATCGGCAAAATACGACAAGGCCATAGCGTACCCGTACATGCCGAATCCGACCACCTGGCCGCGCGCGGCCGGCGCGATCACGGAGTGGCGCCGAAATTCCTCGCGGGCGTAGATGTTCGTGAGATGGACCTCGACGGTCTCGATTCCCACGGCCGTGATAGCGTCGCGCAGAGCGTGGCTGTAGTGCGCCAGGGCGCCCGGGTTGATTACCAGGCCGTCGGCGCCCGGGCCCTCCCGCTGGATGAACTCGATGATTTCGCCCTCGGCGT
The nucleotide sequence above comes from Candidatus Zixiibacteriota bacterium. Encoded proteins:
- the aroQ gene encoding type II 3-dehydroquinate dehydratase is translated as MSRVLVVNGPNLNLLGRREPEIYGTATLEDLHTRLREFAAEMKMELAFFQSNAEGEIIEFIQREGPGADGLVINPGALAHYSHALRDAITAVGIETVEVHLTNIYAREEFRRHSVIAPAARGQVVGFGMYGYAMALSYFADTSDK